GCCGAGTACGTGCCTCCACACGTGGCGTACCCGGGTCTCGAGCGCCAGCTCGCCGCGACGATCCTCCGGGCGATGGACCTGGACCCGGAGCGGCGCTTCGCCTCGTGCCGCGAGTTCGCCGCGGCGCTGGTGTCCGAGCCCCCGATCGAGCGGACCGAGGAGCCGGTCCCGGAGGCCCCACCCGCGCCCCGGGTAGCGACGCCCGCCCCGGTCCCCGAGTCCCAGGCGGCGACGCTCTTCCAGATAGCGAAGAGCCAGCGGATTCCCAAACCGCGGGACGCCTCGGGCCCTGTCGAGGAAAGCCCGCGGGCGCCGGTCGCTCCCATCCAGCAGCCCGAGCCGGAACCGGCGCGGACGCCGGCCGCTCGCATTCCGGTGGTTCGGGAGGAGCCTCCCGTCGTTGTTGTTCAGGCCCCCGAGCCGGAACCGGCGCGGACGTCGGCCGCTCGTATCCCCGTTGTCCCTCAGGAGCCTCCCGCCGTTGCTGTCCAGGCACCCGAGCCGGAACCCGAGCCGGAACCCATGCCGCGGCCTGTGAGGCCGCCGGACGCTCGTATCCCGGTGGCCCGGCAGGTTCCTCCCGCGGTTGCCGTTCAGGCGCCCGCCCCGGAACCGAGGCGGGAGTCCTCGGCTCGCGTCGTGGCGGTCCGTGAGGCTCCGGTCCTCGCCGTCAAGGAGCGCACGCCGGCTCCCATCGTCCAGAAGGAGCGCACCGTGCCGCCGGCACCGGCCCGTGAGCGCCCCGGACAGGCGAAGCCCGCGCCACCGGTGGATACCCAGCCACCTCAGGGGCGCAGGGCCTGGCGCTGGGTGCTGCTCTTCGCTCTCGGGGGACTGGCGACCATGTTCGGTTCGGGGCTCATCGGGATGCTGAGGGGGAAGGGAGAGCCGCCGAACCCGCCTGCTCAGAGGAGGACGGTAGGGGGTGCTCCGGTGCGGCAGCCCAGGGGCGCGCCAGCTACCCCGCCCCGCTCCACCGGGCGGGACGGCAGGGCCTCACCCTGAGCCATCCGAGAGATGTCCGCGAAGAGGAGGAGGACCCTCCGGGCGCGGTTTCGAGCAAGTGGTCTGACTGTCAGACCAGTTCGCGCGGCGCGCGTCCGGAGGGGAGTCCTCGGGCCACCGGCCGCCGCATCCACCCCACGTTCATGCTGACCGTGGGGCTCCAGTTCTCGGTGGCGGGGTCGTACAGCTCGGACGAGGTGAATTACAGAGAGACTGTCCCAGCGTGTGTGAGCTCCGCCGCGGCGGCGAGCACCTCGGCCACCACCATCTGGACGTCCTCGGGCGTGGTGCGGTGGTTCACGAAGCAGGCGCGCAGGACGAAGTTCCCCGACAGCGTGGCGTTGGAGAGGTAGACGCGGCCGCGCGCGTTGAGGCGCGCCAGCAGCTTCGTGTTGAACGCATTGCGCTCCGCCTCCGGGAGGCCCGCGACGTAGCGGAAGCACACCGCGCTCAGTGGCACCGGCGCGAGCAGCTCCAGCCTGGGCTCCGCGCGCACGAGCTCCGCCAGCCGCCGAGCGTTCTCCAGGTCCTTGCGGATGGCCTCCCGGAAGGCCCGGAGCCCGTGGTAGCGCACGGACAGCCAGGGCTTGAGCGCGCGGGCACGGCGTGACAGCTCGAGGGACTCCTCGAAGAAGGCGAAACTCTCCACGGCGTCCGTGCTCATCGAGCGCACGTAGTCACCCGAGAAGGAGAAGGCGCGGCGCGCGGCGGCGGCGTCCCGGAAGAGCAGCACCCCACAGTCCACCGGTTGGTAGAGCCACTTGTGCGCGTCCATCGAGAGCGAGTCCGCCAGCGCGAGGCCCTCGAAGCGCTCGGGGACGGCCAGCGCCGCCAGGGCTCCATAGGCCCCGTCCACGTGCATCCACAGTCCGTGCCGCCGGGCGATGGCCGCCACGTCCTTGAGTGGATCCACCGCGCCGGTGTTCACGGAGCCCGCGGTGGCGACGACGGCCAGCGGGCGCCTCCCGGCGGAGAGGTCCTCGGTGATGGCGCGCTCGAGCAGCTCGGGGCGCATGCGCCACTCCTCGTCCGTGGAGATGAGGCGCAGGTTCCTCCGTCCCAGGCCGAGCAGCGCCAGGGCCTTGGGAATGGACATGTGCACCTCGGTGGAGGCGTACACCACGCCCGTGGGAGAGCCCTCCTCGTTGGCCGGGGCCTTCGCCTCGCGCGCCATCGTGAGGCCCATGAGGTTGGCCGACGAGCCTCCACCCGTGAGGCTGCCGGTGAAGCCGGGACAGCCCACCGCGGCCGCGAGTCCCCGCACCACCGCGCGCTCCATGCTCACCAGCGTGGGCGCCGAGCGCCACGCGGTGACGTTCTGGTTCAGCACGCCGGCCAGGTAGTCTCCGAGCGCCCCCACCGGCTCCCCCGAGCCGAGCACGTAACCGAGGAATCGGGCGTTGCCGGCGCGTGTGCCGGCGATCACCGGGCCGAGCGCGTCGAGCGCGGCGTCCTTCAGGCCCTCCTCGGGCAATCCCTCGGCGAAGAGGGCCTCGCTGGCGGCGCCAGTGGTGGCGGGGGCGATGGCGCGCGCGTCCAGCTCCGTGAGCCACTGCTCGGCCAGGGTGGAGAGACGGTCGGCGAGGCGCCGGAAGTCCGCGGGAGACAGTTCGAGCGGGTTCATGGGGCGGCTGTCTTACCAGAGCCGCCACGGGTTGCTCCGTCTCGAGTCCACGGGCTCATGACCCTCCGCGTCATAGGAGGGCGGCCGGGAGCAGCCGGGCGCTCGGGGCATCCCGGTGCCCCGACGCCGACGCTTCTCTCCTGCTCCAGGGTGC
This is a stretch of genomic DNA from Archangium violaceum. It encodes these proteins:
- a CDS encoding pyridoxal phosphate-dependent decarboxylase family protein — its product is MNPLELSPADFRRLADRLSTLAEQWLTELDARAIAPATTGAASEALFAEGLPEEGLKDAALDALGPVIAGTRAGNARFLGYVLGSGEPVGALGDYLAGVLNQNVTAWRSAPTLVSMERAVVRGLAAAVGCPGFTGSLTGGGSSANLMGLTMAREAKAPANEEGSPTGVVYASTEVHMSIPKALALLGLGRRNLRLISTDEEWRMRPELLERAITEDLSAGRRPLAVVATAGSVNTGAVDPLKDVAAIARRHGLWMHVDGAYGALAALAVPERFEGLALADSLSMDAHKWLYQPVDCGVLLFRDAAAARRAFSFSGDYVRSMSTDAVESFAFFEESLELSRRARALKPWLSVRYHGLRAFREAIRKDLENARRLAELVRAEPRLELLAPVPLSAVCFRYVAGLPEAERNAFNTKLLARLNARGRVYLSNATLSGNFVLRACFVNHRTTPEDVQMVVAEVLAAAAELTHAGTVSL
- a CDS encoding serine/threonine-protein kinase produces the protein MLSPGNVVERYEVERELGDGGMARVYKVRHVALGSVHALKVLDPELVGNAELRARFLDEGRIQARLKHPNILGITDVVAAPGVAGLVMDYLEGESLDRYLARIQQPPTADEVRDIFLQVLEGMGFAHEQGVIHRDLKPSNIFLEQVRGRRVVRILDFGIAKAASDERRPTTRTGARMGTPQYMSPEQIRGAETVTVRSDIFSLGVTLYELATAQPCFLGESDFNIMEKIVRAEYVPPHVAYPGLERQLAATILRAMDLDPERRFASCREFAAALVSEPPIERTEEPVPEAPPAPRVATPAPVPESQAATLFQIAKSQRIPKPRDASGPVEESPRAPVAPIQQPEPEPARTPAARIPVVREEPPVVVVQAPEPEPARTSAARIPVVPQEPPAVAVQAPEPEPEPEPMPRPVRPPDARIPVARQVPPAVAVQAPAPEPRRESSARVVAVREAPVLAVKERTPAPIVQKERTVPPAPARERPGQAKPAPPVDTQPPQGRRAWRWVLLFALGGLATMFGSGLIGMLRGKGEPPNPPAQRRTVGGAPVRQPRGAPATPPRSTGRDGRASP